Proteins from one Clostridium cellulovorans 743B genomic window:
- the carB gene encoding carbamoyl-phosphate synthase (glutamine-hydrolyzing) large subunit — MKKSELKKVLIIGSGPIIIGQAAEFDYSGTQGCKALREEGIEVILLNSNPATIMTDFKVADRVYIEPMTLEACEEIIKKERPQGIIATLGGQTALNLACQLSESGILEKYNVKLLGTSVETIEMAEDREKFKKLMEDIKEPMAESEIVTTIEAALNFAKTIGYPVIVRPAYTLGGTGGGIADNEEQLKEIAHSGIALSPIGQILVEKSLLGYKEIEYEVMRDSVGTCITICNMENIDPVGVHTGDSIVVAPTQTLNDEQYHLLRTASLKIIDNLKIEGGCNVQFALSPYDNSYYVIEVNPRVSRSSALASKVTGYPIAKVAAKIAIGYSLFEIINPITKKTACFEPALDYVVVKVPKWPFDKFVEADDTLGTQMKATGEGMAIDTTFEAAFMKAVYSLNMKLKETDFGLERIYEELKVPTSNRILWLMKALELGVSKEKIQEITKITPWFLDKFMNIINHKKKLEQCGTEILKEDNLKLLTIAKVLGISDEEIGDCTKVSWEKIREYRKEKAIMPTYKMVDTCAGEFYSDTPYYYSNYGMETEAVASSGHKVIILGSGPIKIGQGIEFDYACVHCAMALKEMGIEAIMINNNPETVSTDFDTSDKLYFEPLTLESVLNIIEVEKPMGVIAQFGGQTSLNLVAGLQHFGVNILGTSTESLDIAEDRSSFEAFLEKLGIERPMGKTAVNLEEARTAIKEIGFPALIRPSYVIGGEAMMIVRNQEQFEHYMSTALRVVSNEEPILIDKYIEGKEVEIDGIGAVTEKGYALKVIGIMEHIERAGIHSGDSMTIYPPKNLSEVVLEKIQKYSRAIADGLKVIGMINIQYVVKDEQVYVIEVNPRASRTVPIFSKATGVNVVEEATRVMVNKELGKIVDFIEDGMVKEPNFTIVKGPVFSYFKLKNVNSVLGPQMKSTGEVMGVGKNVEDALAKTFAAIGNINDKNKKANSIIISLYNKEELTTITDLLKDKGLNIYASKGTYEAIEKVGIKPIKIIDKENTKAIEELVKSGEIKFVINTSIVTKNEESFGKTLRSASINYGIPCFTCLDTAIEYIKTLEYLNDGNKLQYGDLRDYEGEIYE, encoded by the coding sequence ATGAAAAAATCAGAGCTTAAAAAGGTACTGATAATTGGCTCTGGCCCTATCATCATAGGTCAGGCAGCGGAGTTCGATTATTCAGGAACTCAAGGATGTAAAGCACTAAGAGAAGAAGGAATAGAAGTTATACTATTAAATAGTAATCCAGCTACAATAATGACAGACTTTAAAGTAGCTGACAGGGTTTATATAGAACCTATGACTTTGGAAGCTTGTGAGGAAATAATAAAGAAGGAAAGACCTCAAGGCATAATAGCAACCTTAGGTGGTCAAACTGCTTTAAATTTAGCTTGCCAGCTTTCAGAGAGTGGGATATTAGAAAAGTATAATGTTAAGTTACTTGGAACCTCTGTTGAGACTATAGAAATGGCCGAAGACAGAGAAAAATTCAAGAAGCTTATGGAAGATATAAAGGAACCTATGGCAGAAAGTGAAATTGTTACTACAATAGAGGCTGCTTTAAATTTTGCTAAAACTATAGGATATCCAGTTATCGTAAGACCTGCTTATACCCTTGGTGGTACAGGTGGTGGTATTGCAGATAATGAAGAACAATTAAAAGAGATAGCGCATAGCGGAATAGCCTTAAGTCCTATTGGTCAAATTCTTGTTGAAAAAAGTTTGCTTGGATATAAAGAAATTGAATATGAAGTTATGAGAGATAGTGTTGGTACATGTATCACTATTTGTAACATGGAAAACATAGATCCAGTAGGCGTGCATACTGGAGACAGCATAGTTGTTGCACCAACACAAACCTTAAATGATGAGCAATATCATCTTTTAAGAACAGCTTCTCTTAAAATTATAGATAATCTAAAAATAGAGGGAGGATGTAACGTTCAGTTTGCATTATCTCCTTATGATAATAGTTATTACGTTATAGAAGTTAATCCTAGAGTTAGTAGATCCTCAGCCTTAGCTTCAAAGGTAACAGGCTACCCAATAGCAAAGGTTGCGGCGAAAATAGCTATTGGATACTCTTTATTTGAAATAATAAATCCTATCACAAAGAAGACTGCTTGCTTTGAGCCAGCTCTTGATTATGTAGTGGTAAAAGTTCCAAAGTGGCCTTTTGATAAGTTTGTAGAGGCTGATGATACTCTTGGAACTCAAATGAAGGCTACAGGAGAAGGAATGGCAATAGATACAACCTTCGAGGCAGCATTTATGAAGGCAGTATATTCTTTAAATATGAAGCTGAAGGAAACTGATTTTGGCTTAGAAAGAATATATGAGGAATTAAAAGTTCCTACTAGCAATAGAATACTTTGGCTTATGAAAGCCCTTGAACTTGGAGTTTCTAAGGAAAAGATACAAGAGATTACAAAAATAACTCCTTGGTTCTTGGATAAGTTTATGAACATCATTAATCATAAAAAGAAGTTAGAGCAATGTGGAACTGAAATTCTTAAGGAAGATAATCTGAAGCTTTTAACAATTGCTAAGGTTCTTGGAATATCCGATGAAGAGATAGGTGATTGCACTAAAGTTTCTTGGGAGAAAATCCGTGAATATAGAAAAGAAAAAGCAATAATGCCTACTTACAAGATGGTAGATACTTGTGCAGGGGAGTTCTACTCTGATACTCCATATTATTACTCAAATTATGGTATGGAAACAGAAGCAGTAGCTTCATCTGGTCATAAGGTTATAATACTTGGTTCTGGTCCTATTAAAATTGGCCAAGGCATTGAATTCGACTATGCTTGCGTTCACTGTGCAATGGCACTTAAGGAGATGGGCATAGAAGCAATAATGATAAATAATAATCCAGAGACGGTAAGTACTGATTTTGATACTTCTGATAAATTATATTTTGAACCGCTGACTCTAGAAAGTGTTTTAAATATTATAGAAGTAGAAAAACCAATGGGAGTAATTGCTCAATTTGGAGGACAGACTTCTTTAAATTTAGTAGCTGGTCTTCAGCACTTTGGAGTTAATATATTAGGAACTTCTACTGAAAGCTTGGATATTGCTGAAGATAGAAGTAGTTTCGAAGCTTTCCTTGAAAAGCTTGGAATAGAAAGACCTATGGGTAAAACAGCAGTAAATTTAGAAGAAGCAAGAACTGCGATAAAAGAAATAGGCTTTCCAGCATTAATTCGTCCATCCTATGTTATAGGTGGAGAGGCTATGATGATAGTAAGAAATCAAGAACAATTCGAGCATTACATGAGCACTGCTTTAAGAGTTGTTTCTAATGAAGAACCTATTCTTATAGATAAATATATAGAAGGTAAAGAAGTCGAGATAGATGGTATTGGGGCTGTTACAGAAAAGGGCTATGCATTAAAAGTGATTGGTATAATGGAGCATATAGAAAGAGCTGGTATTCACTCTGGAGATAGTATGACTATATATCCTCCGAAAAACTTATCTGAAGTTGTTTTAGAGAAGATTCAAAAGTACTCTAGAGCAATTGCAGATGGGCTAAAGGTTATCGGAATGATAAATATCCAGTATGTAGTTAAGGATGAGCAGGTTTACGTTATAGAAGTAAACCCAAGAGCATCAAGAACAGTGCCAATCTTTAGTAAGGCTACAGGAGTCAATGTTGTAGAAGAAGCTACAAGAGTCATGGTAAATAAAGAACTTGGCAAGATAGTTGATTTTATAGAAGATGGAATGGTTAAAGAACCGAACTTTACGATTGTTAAAGGACCTGTATTCTCATACTTTAAACTTAAAAACGTAAATTCCGTTTTAGGTCCACAGATGAAGTCTACAGGCGAAGTTATGGGCGTAGGAAAAAATGTAGAAGATGCTCTTGCAAAAACTTTTGCAGCTATAGGAAATATAAATGATAAAAATAAAAAAGCTAATTCTATTATTATATCCCTTTATAACAAAGAAGAGCTAACTACCATAACAGATTTATTAAAAGACAAGGGGCTAAATATATACGCTTCAAAGGGAACTTATGAAGCTATAGAAAAAGTTGGTATAAAACCAATAAAAATTATTGATAAAGAAAATACAAAGGCTATTGAAGAACTTGTAAAAAGCGGTGAGATTAAATTCGTAATCAATACTTCTATAGTAACCAAAAATGAAGAGAGTTTTGGTAAAACTTTAAGAAGTGCTTCTATAAATTACGGAATTCCATGTTTCACATGCCTAGATACAGCTATAGAATATATAAAGACTCTTGAGTATTTAAATGACGGAAATAAGCTTCAATACGGTGATTTGAGAGATTATGAGGGGGAAATTTATGAATAA
- a CDS encoding carbamoyl phosphate synthase small subunit: protein MEGMLVLENGSVYNGRFLVEPKGDGPVVGEVVFNTSMTGYQEILTDPSYCGQIITLTYPLIGNYGVHEIFNESKKVHASGFIVNQIFECEDNGIVEFLKEREIPVFAGIDTRKLVKEIREQGTLKGYFISKENKDDIDFNNSNGVFGSEVDSVSTKEIYTLKCENPMYDVVLVDFGFKASIATELLKRNCNVTVVPFDTDADTIMSFNPQGILLSNGPGDPKDIVEETSFIKELLGEVPIMGICLGHQLLALHLGGDTFKLKYGHRGGNHPVQDIASKKVWITSQNHGYSVDPSSLPKNVKITHINLNDGTVEGLSCEEYSAFSVQFHPEASPGPKEGEEFFNDFIELIEKGAYIYEKIRA, encoded by the coding sequence ATGGAAGGAATGTTAGTATTAGAGAATGGCAGTGTATATAATGGAAGATTTTTAGTTGAGCCAAAAGGTGATGGCCCTGTTGTTGGAGAGGTTGTATTTAATACTTCCATGACCGGTTATCAAGAGATTTTGACGGATCCATCTTATTGTGGGCAGATTATAACTTTGACATACCCTTTAATTGGGAACTATGGGGTTCACGAGATTTTTAATGAAAGTAAAAAGGTTCATGCATCAGGGTTCATAGTAAATCAAATCTTTGAGTGTGAGGATAACGGTATCGTAGAATTCTTAAAGGAAAGAGAAATTCCTGTTTTTGCAGGGATTGATACAAGAAAACTTGTTAAAGAGATAAGAGAGCAAGGAACCTTAAAAGGTTATTTTATCTCTAAAGAGAACAAGGACGATATTGATTTTAATAATTCAAATGGAGTGTTTGGTAGTGAAGTAGATTCGGTATCCACTAAGGAAATATACACACTAAAATGTGAAAACCCTATGTACGATGTAGTGTTAGTGGATTTTGGATTTAAGGCTAGTATAGCCACTGAATTATTAAAGAGAAATTGTAATGTAACTGTAGTGCCTTTTGACACAGATGCTGATACAATAATGAGTTTTAATCCACAAGGAATTCTACTTAGTAACGGCCCTGGAGATCCAAAGGATATTGTGGAAGAAACATCATTTATAAAGGAACTTTTAGGGGAAGTTCCTATAATGGGTATATGTCTTGGACACCAACTTCTAGCTCTACATTTAGGTGGAGATACCTTTAAATTAAAGTATGGACACAGAGGTGGAAATCATCCTGTTCAAGATATCGCGTCAAAGAAAGTTTGGATAACTTCTCAAAATCATGGTTATAGTGTTGATCCAAGCTCATTACCAAAGAACGTTAAAATAACTCATATAAATTTAAATGATGGAACTGTAGAAGGTTTAAGCTGTGAAGAGTATTCTGCTTTCTCAGTTCAGTTCCACCCAGAAGCATCTCCAGGTCCAAAAGAAGGAGAAGAATTCTTTAACGATTTTATAGAACTTATAGAAAAAGGGGCTTATATATATGAAAAAATCAGAGCTTAA
- the argJ gene encoding bifunctional glutamate N-acetyltransferase/amino-acid acetyltransferase ArgJ — protein MKIVTEKTITDIKNIKAAGFISGLKKSGKKDFAIIYSEKEAVAAATFTKNKVKAAPVLMDMEHIKSENTQAIVINSGNANACNGAQGLEDAKTMAKEAATILNLKPEEVLVSSTGRIGVPMPMDIIKAGIVKGCAELSYQGGGDAAEAIMTTDTFPKSIFVETEIGGKVVSIGAIAKGSGMIHPDMGTMLGFIVTDVNISKELLSKALKATVNDSYNMVSVDGDTSTNDTVIVLANGAAENTKITEENEDYLKFKEALEFVNKDLAKKIAKDGEGATRLIQCEIHNAASDLDARTCAKSVITSSLVKAAFFGGDANWGRIMCSLGYSGANLDPNKIDIGFVDGDRVVKIVENGFETNFDKEEVHQIILRDEVYIDIDLKDGKAGAVAWGCDLTYGYVEINGTYEL, from the coding sequence ATGAAAATAGTAACTGAAAAAACAATTACAGATATAAAAAATATAAAAGCAGCTGGATTTATTTCAGGGTTAAAAAAGAGCGGGAAAAAAGATTTTGCAATTATATATAGTGAGAAAGAAGCTGTGGCTGCAGCAACCTTCACTAAAAATAAAGTTAAAGCAGCGCCAGTGCTTATGGACATGGAACACATTAAATCTGAGAATACTCAGGCAATAGTAATCAACAGTGGTAATGCAAATGCTTGTAATGGAGCACAAGGTTTAGAAGATGCTAAAACTATGGCAAAGGAAGCGGCTACAATATTAAACCTTAAGCCAGAAGAAGTTTTAGTTTCATCTACAGGAAGAATTGGAGTTCCAATGCCTATGGATATTATAAAGGCTGGAATAGTTAAAGGTTGTGCAGAACTTTCTTATCAAGGTGGAGGTGATGCTGCTGAAGCGATAATGACTACAGATACTTTCCCTAAGAGCATTTTTGTAGAAACTGAAATCGGTGGAAAGGTTGTTTCAATCGGAGCTATTGCAAAGGGTTCAGGTATGATTCACCCAGACATGGGAACAATGCTTGGATTCATAGTAACTGACGTAAATATCTCTAAAGAATTACTTTCAAAGGCATTAAAAGCAACTGTTAATGATTCTTATAACATGGTATCCGTTGATGGAGATACAAGCACAAATGACACAGTAATCGTACTTGCAAACGGAGCAGCTGAAAATACAAAGATTACAGAAGAAAATGAAGACTATTTAAAATTTAAGGAAGCATTAGAATTTGTAAATAAGGATTTAGCGAAGAAGATTGCAAAGGATGGCGAAGGTGCAACAAGATTAATCCAATGTGAAATACATAATGCTGCTTCTGATTTAGATGCGAGAACTTGTGCAAAGTCTGTTATCACTTCAAGCTTAGTTAAAGCAGCTTTCTTTGGTGGAGATGCTAACTGGGGAAGAATAATGTGTTCATTAGGATACTCAGGTGCAAATCTTGATCCAAACAAGATTGATATTGGTTTTGTAGATGGTGATAGAGTTGTTAAAATCGTAGAAAACGGCTTTGAAACAAATTTTGATAAAGAAGAAGTTCATCAAATTATATTAAGAGATGAAGTTTATATAGATATCGACTTAAAAGATGGCAAAGCAGGAGCTGTTGCTTGGGGTTGTGATTTAACATATGGATATGTTGAAATAAATGGAACTTATGAACTGTAA
- the argC gene encoding N-acetyl-gamma-glutamyl-phosphate reductase — MINAGIIGATGYAGEQLVWILNNHKDVNIVYLTAHNYAGMSFDDVYSNFRGFINQKCIDLKEATERLDEVDVLFVALHQGGAFEIAKEAMKKGIKIIDLGPDFRIKDVNCYEEWYKIDHNAAELLDEAVYGLVELNREDIKGKALIANPGCYPTATALGLAPLVKNGLVELKSIIVDAKSGISGAGRGANIQNLYCESSESFKAYGVTTHRHTPEIEQQLSALAGDEVIISFTPHLVPMARGILSTCYAQLKKDMTTEEILDFYKEFYKDEKFVRVIDGFPETKWVKGSNLCDIGVRVDKRTNRVIVMSAIDNLIKGAAGQAVQNMNLIFGLEETEGLNFMPMFP, encoded by the coding sequence ATGATAAATGCAGGGATAATTGGAGCAACAGGCTATGCAGGAGAACAGCTTGTATGGATTTTAAACAATCACAAGGATGTGAATATAGTTTATCTTACTGCTCATAATTATGCGGGAATGTCCTTTGATGATGTATACAGTAATTTTAGAGGATTTATAAATCAAAAGTGTATAGATTTAAAGGAAGCTACAGAAAGATTAGATGAGGTAGATGTCTTATTTGTAGCATTACATCAAGGTGGTGCCTTTGAAATAGCAAAAGAAGCTATGAAGAAAGGAATCAAGATTATAGATCTTGGACCAGATTTCAGAATTAAGGACGTTAACTGTTATGAGGAATGGTATAAGATAGATCACAATGCGGCAGAGCTTTTAGACGAAGCTGTGTACGGCTTAGTGGAATTAAATAGAGAAGATATTAAAGGAAAAGCTTTAATTGCAAATCCAGGTTGTTATCCAACAGCTACAGCTTTAGGACTAGCACCATTAGTTAAAAATGGATTAGTAGAGCTTAAATCAATAATAGTAGATGCTAAATCAGGAATATCAGGAGCTGGAAGAGGAGCAAATATACAAAATCTATATTGTGAAAGTAGTGAATCCTTTAAGGCATATGGGGTTACCACTCACAGGCACACTCCAGAGATTGAACAACAGTTATCAGCACTTGCAGGAGACGAAGTAATTATATCCTTTACACCACATCTTGTGCCAATGGCAAGAGGTATATTATCAACATGCTATGCACAACTTAAAAAGGATATGACAACAGAAGAAATTCTTGATTTTTATAAAGAATTCTACAAAGATGAGAAATTCGTAAGAGTTATAGATGGATTCCCAGAAACTAAATGGGTTAAGGGATCAAACCTTTGTGATATCGGAGTAAGAGTTGATAAAAGAACAAATAGAGTAATAGTAATGTCTGCAATAGACAATTTAATTAAGGGAGCTGCAGGGCAAGCAGTACAAAATATGAACCTAATATTTGGATTAGAAGAAACTGAAGGCTTAAATTTCATGCCGATGTTTCCATAG
- a CDS encoding aspartate aminotransferase family protein: MIKNHVMNTYGRADIIFEKGIGTKLYDTEGKEYLDFVSGIAVNCLGHSHPVIVNAIKAQSEKLMHVSNYYWNEYNIKLSDILTKNSDHESVFFTNSGAEALEGAMKLCRKYGKTQSEDKDVILYLSGSFHGRTMGAISITGQPAYQKPFMPIIPNTVMVEFNSVEDLKSKFTEKVCGIILEPVQGEGGLSACSMEFLQTAKDLCEKNDALLVFDEVQCGIGRLGTLFAYEKFGIIPDVICIAKALGGGVPIGAFIANEKTSNVLVPGDHGTTYGGNPFVCSVACAVLDELINNGVIKGVDAKSEYMKSKLLELKEKYPSKISEIKGMGLLIGFKLEGSPKEFMTKALEKGLLVIYANNNVVRLLPPLNVTEAEIDAAIELLDKVFAEF; this comes from the coding sequence ATGATAAAAAACCATGTAATGAACACTTACGGTCGTGCTGATATAATCTTCGAAAAAGGTATTGGGACAAAATTATATGATACAGAAGGTAAAGAATACTTAGACTTTGTAAGCGGAATCGCTGTAAACTGTCTTGGCCATAGCCATCCAGTTATCGTAAATGCTATTAAAGCTCAAAGCGAAAAACTTATGCATGTTTCAAATTATTATTGGAATGAATACAACATAAAATTATCAGATATATTAACTAAAAACTCTGATCACGAAAGTGTATTTTTCACAAACAGTGGAGCAGAAGCTCTTGAAGGAGCAATGAAGCTTTGCAGAAAGTACGGAAAAACTCAAAGTGAAGATAAAGATGTAATCCTATATCTTTCTGGCTCTTTCCACGGAAGAACTATGGGTGCTATTTCAATAACAGGCCAACCTGCATATCAGAAACCATTTATGCCTATAATCCCCAATACTGTAATGGTAGAGTTTAACTCAGTTGAAGATTTAAAATCTAAGTTCACAGAAAAGGTCTGCGGAATTATTTTAGAACCAGTTCAAGGTGAAGGTGGTCTTAGTGCCTGCTCAATGGAATTCTTACAAACAGCTAAAGACCTTTGTGAGAAAAACGATGCTTTACTTGTTTTCGATGAAGTTCAATGTGGTATCGGAAGACTTGGAACTTTATTCGCTTATGAAAAATTCGGAATTATCCCAGACGTTATCTGTATAGCTAAAGCTTTAGGTGGTGGAGTTCCAATCGGAGCTTTCATTGCAAACGAAAAAACTTCAAACGTTCTTGTACCTGGTGACCACGGAACTACTTACGGTGGAAACCCATTTGTTTGCTCAGTTGCCTGTGCTGTATTAGATGAACTTATAAATAATGGTGTAATCAAAGGTGTAGATGCAAAGTCAGAATACATGAAGAGTAAACTTTTAGAATTAAAAGAAAAATATCCTTCTAAGATATCAGAGATCAAAGGTATGGGGCTATTAATAGGCTTTAAATTAGAAGGAAGTCCAAAGGAATTTATGACAAAGGCTTTAGAGAAAGGACTTCTAGTAATCTATGCTAACAACAATGTTGTAAGATTATTACCTCCTCTAAATGTAACAGAAGCAGAAATCGATGCTGCAATTGAATTATTAGATAAGGTGTTTGCTGAGTTTTAG
- a CDS encoding ketopantoate reductase family protein, whose amino-acid sequence MKNVAFIGVGGVGGYFGGKMAQLLVDAERNLKIYFVARGNHLEVIQKNGLTLITKQEGTMKCVPTMATDRLEELPILDICYICVKQYDLDDTLIRLVPKMGDNTKIIPLLNGIDIYERIRKIIKNGVVFPACVYVGTHIKEPGIVEQNGGACTIIFGKDPKNTVVDATDVCELMDRANIQYSYSSEYTKEIWSKYIFIAAYGLVTASENKTLGQVFKDEDSSKKVKGIMKEIVEISKKEEVNLPENIIESAYNKARNFPYEAKTSFQRDFELKDKKDERELFGQTLIELAAKYDLPIPFICTAYEKINSIG is encoded by the coding sequence ATGAAAAATGTTGCATTTATTGGAGTTGGTGGTGTTGGTGGTTATTTTGGGGGCAAAATGGCACAATTACTAGTTGATGCAGAAAGAAATTTAAAGATATATTTTGTTGCTAGGGGAAATCACCTAGAGGTAATACAAAAAAACGGGTTAACATTAATCACCAAGCAAGAAGGTACGATGAAGTGTGTACCTACTATGGCAACAGATAGACTTGAAGAATTGCCTATACTAGATATTTGTTATATTTGTGTAAAACAATATGACTTAGATGATACATTAATAAGACTTGTACCTAAGATGGGCGATAATACAAAGATTATACCATTGTTAAATGGAATTGATATTTATGAAAGAATACGAAAGATTATAAAGAATGGTGTTGTTTTTCCAGCTTGTGTTTATGTTGGAACTCATATTAAGGAACCTGGCATTGTTGAACAGAATGGAGGAGCATGCACGATAATATTCGGCAAAGATCCTAAAAATACAGTAGTAGATGCTACTGATGTATGTGAACTCATGGATAGAGCGAATATTCAGTATAGCTATAGTAGTGAATATACTAAAGAAATTTGGAGCAAATATATTTTTATAGCAGCATATGGACTAGTGACAGCTAGTGAGAATAAGACATTAGGACAAGTCTTTAAAGATGAAGATAGTAGTAAAAAAGTCAAAGGGATAATGAAAGAAATAGTTGAGATAAGCAAAAAAGAAGAGGTAAATCTTCCGGAAAATATAATAGAATCAGCGTATAATAAGGCAAGGAATTTCCCTTATGAAGCAAAAACATCCTTCCAAAGAGATTTTGAATTGAAAGACAAGAAAGATGAAAGAGAATTATTTGGACAAACACTAATAGAATTAGCAGCAAAGTATGATCTGCCTATTCCATTTATTTGTACCGCCTATGAGAAGATAAATTCTATTGGATAA
- a CDS encoding ferritin family protein codes for MSYTTNRQPQGILKNDETFLREGLVAEIVAINDYNHFLTFTENKEVRDIFHHIMKEEKEHYGLFLQALRTIDSEQENLSKDMAEHIKISAKHSYKDYSGGKENRSLLLTYIREAIKGEFEAIILYEDFLSNTQNKALFKLIKEVTSDEKEHVEELTRALILLDKDKYGPLI; via the coding sequence ATGAGTTATACAACGAATAGACAACCCCAAGGTATCTTGAAAAATGATGAAACTTTTCTTAGAGAAGGGTTAGTGGCTGAAATCGTAGCAATAAATGATTATAATCACTTTTTAACTTTTACTGAAAACAAAGAAGTGAGGGATATCTTTCACCATATAATGAAGGAAGAAAAAGAACATTACGGTCTATTTCTACAAGCTCTAAGAACTATCGACTCAGAGCAAGAAAATTTATCAAAAGATATGGCTGAACACATTAAAATATCAGCAAAACATTCTTATAAAGACTATTCTGGCGGAAAAGAAAATAGAAGTTTACTGCTTACCTATATTAGAGAAGCTATAAAAGGAGAGTTTGAAGCAATTATTTTATACGAGGATTTCTTAAGTAATACGCAAAATAAAGCTTTATTCAAACTTATAAAAGAAGTTACTTCGGATGAAAAGGAACATGTTGAAGAATTAACTAGAGCTTTAATTCTTTTAGATAAGGATAAATACGGACCTCTCATATAG
- a CDS encoding ABC-F family ATP-binding cassette domain-containing protein: MITVTNVSLRYGDRKLFEDVNLKFTPGNCYGVIGANGAGKSTFLKILSGEIEPNTGEVSIPKGIRMSVLKQNHFEYDEFPVLETVIMGNARLYEIMNEKDALYAKPDFNDEDGIRASELEGEFADLNGWEAESEASTLLQGLGITTDLHDKKVSELDGGEKVKVLIAQALFGNPGILILDEPTNHLDIKSINWLEEFLINFEGTVIVVSHDRHFLNSVCTTMADVDFGKIKLYVGNYDFWYESSQLALQMAKDQNKKKEEKIKELQEFIARFSANASKSKQATSRKKLLDKINLDDIQPSSRRYPFVGFKPEREVGNDILRVDGISKTIDGVKVLNDVSFIVNKDDKIAFVGNNEIAITTLFKILMGEMEPDSGEFKWGVTITTAYFPKDNNEFFENSNLSLVDWLRQYSEEKSESYLRGFLGRMLFSGDEALKEASVLSGGEKVRCMLSKMMLSSANVLLFDQPTNHLDLESITAVNNGLRDFKSNLLFTSHDHQFVQTIANRIIEITEDGTIDKVMTYDEYLEFKNQL, encoded by the coding sequence GTGATAACAGTAACTAATGTAAGTCTGAGATACGGTGACAGAAAATTATTTGAAGACGTAAATCTTAAATTTACTCCTGGCAACTGCTATGGTGTAATAGGTGCAAACGGCGCTGGTAAGAGTACATTTTTAAAGATTTTATCTGGAGAAATTGAACCTAACACTGGTGAAGTAAGTATTCCAAAAGGAATAAGAATGTCTGTATTAAAACAGAACCATTTCGAATACGATGAGTTCCCTGTACTTGAAACTGTAATAATGGGTAATGCAAGACTTTATGAAATAATGAATGAAAAAGACGCACTATATGCTAAACCTGATTTCAACGATGAAGACGGAATAAGAGCATCTGAGTTAGAAGGCGAATTTGCTGACTTAAACGGTTGGGAAGCAGAGTCTGAAGCTTCTACATTACTTCAAGGTCTAGGCATAACAACAGATCTTCATGATAAAAAAGTTTCAGAACTAGATGGTGGAGAAAAAGTGAAGGTATTAATCGCACAAGCACTTTTTGGAAACCCTGGTATCCTTATTCTTGACGAACCTACAAACCATTTAGATATTAAATCCATCAACTGGTTAGAAGAGTTCTTAATCAACTTCGAAGGTACAGTTATCGTAGTATCCCATGACAGACACTTCTTGAATAGCGTTTGTACTACAATGGCAGATGTTGACTTTGGTAAGATTAAATTATATGTTGGTAACTATGATTTCTGGTATGAATCAAGCCAGCTAGCTCTTCAAATGGCTAAGGATCAAAATAAAAAGAAAGAAGAAAAAATTAAGGAATTACAAGAATTTATCGCTAGATTTAGTGCTAACGCTTCAAAATCAAAGCAAGCTACTTCTCGTAAAAAACTTCTTGATAAAATCAATCTTGATGACATTCAACCATCAAGCAGAAGATATCCTTTCGTAGGCTTTAAACCAGAAAGAGAAGTTGGAAATGATATTTTAAGAGTAGACGGAATCTCTAAGACTATCGATGGTGTTAAAGTCTTAAATGATGTTTCCTTCATAGTTAATAAAGATGATAAAATTGCTTTTGTAGGCAATAATGAAATAGCAATCACCACCCTATTCAAAATCCTAATGGGTGAAATGGAACCAGACAGCGGAGAATTTAAATGGGGTGTTACTATAACTACTGCATACTTCCCTAAGGATAACAATGAATTCTTTGAAAACTCCAACTTAAGCCTTGTTGATTGGCTAAGACAATATTCAGAAGAAAAATCTGAAAGCTATTTAAGAGGCTTCCTTGGAAGAATGTTATTCTCTGGAGATGAAGCTTTAAAAGAAGCTTCCGTATTATCAGGAGGAGAAAAAGTAAGATGTATGCTATCAAAAATGATGCTTAGCAGTGCTAACGTATTACTTTTTGATCAACCTACAAACCACTTAGACCTTGAATCAATAACAGCTGTAAACAATGGTTTAAGAGATTTCAAGAGCAACTTACTATTCACTTCTCATGACCATCAATTCGTGCAAACTATAGCAAACAGAATTATCGAAATTACTGAAGACGGAACTATCGATAAGGTTATGACATACGACGAATACTTAGAATTTAAGAACCAACTATAA